The DNA sequence CGCGCACCCGCTCGATCCCCGGGTCGCCGCCACCCGCGGCGGCCGCGGAAACCCCGGTGGGCGCCCGGTATTCGCCGAACACCTCGCGCAGCGCGCCCGACCACTCGCCGGTGGTCACGCCGGCCCGCGCACAGTCCACAGTGGCCTCGAAGAGGTTCGCCGACGTCCGCGCGGTCTCCTTCAGCGTGGCCAGCGTCCGCTCGACGGAGTCGCCGTCCCGCTGGCCGCGCCAATCCTCGAGCGCCGCGACGGCTTCCTTCTCGACGGCCGGGTCGATCGTCTCGATCGCCTTCGCGCCCTCGGCCTGCAGCGGTGACGGCTCGGTCGTCGCGAACTTGTTGACGCCGACCAGCACCCGCTCCCCGTTCTCCATCCCGCGGCGGTATTCGGCCAGCGACCCGACCAGCTGCGACTTCATGTAGCCGCTCTCGACCGCCGCGACCGCGCCGCCGACGTCCTGGACGCGGGCGATCTCCTCGCGCGCGCCGGCCATGATCTCGTCGACCTTGGCCTGGATGACGTGCGAGCCGTCGAAGATGTCCTCGTACTCCAGCAGGTCCGTCTCGAAGGCGAGCACCTGCTGCATCCGCAGCGCCCACTGCTGGTCCCACGGCCGGGGCAGCCCGAGCGCCTCGTTCCACGCCGGCAGCTGGATCGCGCGGGCCCGCGCGCCGCGGGAGAGCGACACCGCGAGCATCTCCAGCACAATCCGCTGGACGTTGTTCTCCGGCTGGGCCTCGGTGAGCCCGAGCGAGTTGACCTGGACGCCGTAACGCAGCCGGCGTGCCTTCGGATCCGTTACGCCGTAACGATCCCGCGTGATCTCGTCCCAGAGCGCGGTGAACGCGCGCATCTTGGACATCTCCTCGACGAACCGCACGCCGGCGTTGACGAAGAACGAGATCCGCGCGACGACCTTGTCCATGTCGGCCTGGTCGACCTGCCCGGAGTCCCGGACGGCGTCGAGCACGGCGATCGCGGTGCACAGCGCGTAGGCGACCTCCTGCGTCGGCGTCGCGCCGGCTTCCTGCAGGTGGTAGCTGCAGATGTTGATCGGGTTCCACTTCGGCACGTGGTGCACGGTCCACGCGATCATGTCGGTGATCAGCCGCAGACTGGGGCCCGGCGGGAAGATGTAGGTCCCGCGGGACAGGTACTCCTTGATGATGTCGTTCTGCGTCGTGCCGGTGAGCTTCGCGAGCACTTCGTCGACGTCGCGGCCTTCGGCTTCGGCCTGCTCGCGCGCCACGGAGACGTACAGCGCGAGCAGCCACATGGCCGGCGCGTTGATCGTCATCGACGTGTTGGCCTCGGCGAGCGGGATGCCGTCGAAGAGGCGCCGCATGTCGCCGATGTGCGAGATCGGCACTCCGACCTTGCCGACCTCACCGCGGCTGAGCTGGTGGTCCGGGTCGTAGCCGGTCTGGGTCGGGAGATCGAACGCCACCGAAAGGCCGGTCTGGCCCTTGGCGAGGTTGCGCCGGTAGAGCTCGTTCGACGCGGCCGCGGAGGAGTGACCCGCGTAGGTGCGCATCACCCACGGGCGGTCCCGCTCGTGGTCGGATGGGTACGGCACTGTGCACCTCCGGCGCTGGTCGACCCATCGAGTGTACCGGCCGGTAACTTAGGTGGCGGAGTGGAATCGGACACGTCCGGGTGACGGCCCCGCGATCCGAGCCCGCACGATCAGCGCGTGGACCTGTTCGACGTCCGGCACAGCGAACAGCGCGATCGGACGCGGTTGGTTCTGCTTCGGATACCGAAGCCGAGCAGCCGCTCGCCCGGCTGCACAACGATGATCGGCGGCCTCCCCCGCGCTCTTTGCCGGGCTGGCGCCCGAGAAGGCCGTACCGGTTGCCCTCAGGCAGCCGAAGTGCCGGACGTGTCCGGTTCCGGCGGGGCCTGGCGGCTCTTCGCCTCGTCGATGGCCTTGGTCAGCAGGTCGCGGACGCGCTTGGGTTC is a window from the Amycolatopsis sp. NBC_00355 genome containing:
- a CDS encoding protein meaA, with the translated sequence MPYPSDHERDRPWVMRTYAGHSSAAASNELYRRNLAKGQTGLSVAFDLPTQTGYDPDHQLSRGEVGKVGVPISHIGDMRRLFDGIPLAEANTSMTINAPAMWLLALYVSVAREQAEAEGRDVDEVLAKLTGTTQNDIIKEYLSRGTYIFPPGPSLRLITDMIAWTVHHVPKWNPINICSYHLQEAGATPTQEVAYALCTAIAVLDAVRDSGQVDQADMDKVVARISFFVNAGVRFVEEMSKMRAFTALWDEITRDRYGVTDPKARRLRYGVQVNSLGLTEAQPENNVQRIVLEMLAVSLSRGARARAIQLPAWNEALGLPRPWDQQWALRMQQVLAFETDLLEYEDIFDGSHVIQAKVDEIMAGAREEIARVQDVGGAVAAVESGYMKSQLVGSLAEYRRGMENGERVLVGVNKFATTEPSPLQAEGAKAIETIDPAVEKEAVAALEDWRGQRDGDSVERTLATLKETARTSANLFEATVDCARAGVTTGEWSGALREVFGEYRAPTGVSAAAAGGGDPGIERVRERVRATEAELGERLRILVGKPGLDGHSNGAEQVAVRARDVGFEVVYQGIRLTPEQITAAAVQEGVHVVGLSVLSGSHLEVVPHVVDGLRAAGAGDVPVIVGGIIPPDDAALLTERGIARVFTPKDYELTDIMDGIVSLIRERHGLS